From one Microbacterium aurum genomic stretch:
- a CDS encoding ABC transporter permease: MTEPTTGVTRTLTLPQPGPSGWPKFRAWALRTPFVQVVVLVALSALLVATIPAFLVRPQAAIAVITIAALLALASMGQTLVVIIGGLDLAVAGYITFGAMIASNATSRLGWPVPFAFLVVMLVCGAVGASVGWLCHRFRIQPLVMTLGVGAMLTGGSMFLASGDYNGQPPAELRALAQLNGTTFGLPFPPVIAIVAVLGAALWLFLAKTASGRRLYATGVNPVAANFARVKTSVVWTSVFAASGALAGLAGVFIAAFGAGWSQAVGDPYLFAGLAAVLVGGTTFGSVHGGFTRTALGALILTVLSTLIVSRGLSEAQGRIVYGIIILAVVALYGRERHVRDRF; the protein is encoded by the coding sequence ATGACCGAGCCGACCACGGGTGTCACCCGTACACTCACGCTGCCCCAGCCCGGCCCTTCCGGCTGGCCGAAGTTCCGCGCCTGGGCGCTGCGCACGCCGTTCGTCCAGGTCGTGGTGCTGGTCGCGCTCTCGGCCCTCCTCGTCGCGACCATCCCCGCTTTCCTCGTGCGACCCCAGGCGGCGATCGCCGTGATCACGATCGCCGCGCTGCTGGCGCTCGCCTCGATGGGTCAGACCCTCGTCGTGATCATCGGCGGCCTTGACCTCGCCGTCGCCGGATACATCACGTTCGGCGCTATGATCGCCTCCAACGCGACCAGTCGCCTCGGCTGGCCGGTCCCCTTCGCCTTCCTTGTGGTCATGCTCGTGTGCGGAGCGGTCGGGGCGAGCGTCGGCTGGCTCTGCCATCGCTTCCGCATCCAGCCGCTCGTGATGACGCTCGGCGTGGGGGCGATGCTCACCGGCGGGTCGATGTTCCTCGCCAGCGGCGACTACAACGGGCAGCCACCCGCCGAGCTGCGCGCGCTCGCCCAGCTCAACGGCACGACGTTCGGTCTGCCGTTCCCGCCGGTCATCGCGATCGTCGCGGTGCTCGGCGCAGCGCTGTGGCTCTTCCTGGCCAAGACCGCCTCGGGCCGCAGACTCTACGCCACGGGTGTGAACCCCGTCGCGGCGAACTTCGCGCGCGTCAAGACCTCCGTGGTGTGGACGTCGGTGTTCGCGGCATCCGGCGCGCTGGCCGGCCTCGCTGGTGTATTCATCGCTGCCTTCGGAGCGGGATGGTCCCAGGCGGTCGGCGACCCATATCTGTTCGCAGGGCTGGCAGCCGTCCTGGTCGGCGGCACTACGTTCGGCTCCGTGCACGGCGGATTCACCCGCACCGCACTGGGCGCACTCATCCTCACCGTGCTGTCGACGCTCATCGTG